The genomic interval CGTAGAGGATCACCAGGGTGTCGTTGGCGATGCCCTTGGCCGACAGGAGCTTCTCGAAGCCCTCCTGGTCGACGAAGTCGCGGCGGACCGGGTCCTGCAGGTCCTTGGTCCAGTCGATGCGGATCGCGTTGCGGATGTGGTTCTTCTCGTAGGCGGACGTGTCTTCGTCCACCTCCACGATCGCGATGTCGGGGTTGTCGAGGTTGGCCTCGACCCAGTCGGCATCGACAAGGACGTCGCTGCGGCTCATGCTCTTTCTCCTCCGGGGCAGTTGCGGCGGGGCGTGCGGAAGGGTGCGCGGGGCGCACGGATGCCTGGGAGTGCCAGGGCAGGGGGATGCGGAGGTCGGCGCCGTCCGCTCAGAAGGGGCGACAGAGCATGGCGGCGACGCGGCACAGGTCTACTGCCCGCCGCTTCGTGAGATCCGCCTGTCGCTTCATGGCCTCGATCGTAGGGACGGACATACCGGCATGTCACCGGTGTGTCGCATGCTGAGATGCGATCGTCCGGGATGTGGGACCGGAAAGCCGCCCGACCCGTGGTCCCACGGTTCCGGACGGCTGTAGCCCTCATCACATCTACGGTACGGACGTCACCGTCTCGCCTGTCGGACGCGCGGCGTCCGGCCTGTCGCTGGTCCGGCCTGCCGTTCGTCCGGGCTGTCGTTCGTCCTGCCCGGCTCGTCCTACCCGGCGAGCTTGACGTCCGAACCCTTCACCGCGATCTCCACACCGTTCGCACCCGCTTCCACCCTGTCGAGCTTGATACCGCCCGGCAGGCCCTCGATCTTCTGGTCGAAGTCGGCGACCGAACGGACGTCGGAGTCGGCGAGGGTGATGTTCCCGAAGCTCGGGATCGAGTCGGCGTGCACCCGCACGGTGTCGCCGTCGACGACGCTGACGGTGCTGAGCACGGAGATGGGCTTCTCCAGGGCGCTGAACTTGATGTCGACCTTGATCTTGCCGTTCCCGCCGTCGGAGAGGCCGACGACCTTGGCGGTGACACCCAGCGGAAGCTGGGCCTCCTGGGACCCCGCGGCCTTCAGCAGCTGGTCGTAGGCGATGGTCGCGGTCCCGGCGGCCGTGGTGGCGGTGGCGGAGCTGTAGTCGCCGGAGAACGCGACGCCCTTCATGGCGGCGTTCAGGTCGTCGATACGGATCGTGCCCCCGCTGGTCCCGGTGTCCGCGGCGTAGTCCTTCATCCCGACCTCGACGTCGTCGAGTTCACCGCCGGCCACCTGGGTCAGGAACGGGAACCCCTTGATGTCCACGCTCGGCGTCGTGGTCAGCCCCTCCTGCGTCTTCAGCCGGTCCGCGACCTCACCCTCCGCGAAGTGGACCGCCAGACGGTCGGCGGCGACGAACAGCCCGCCGAGAATCACGGCGATGATCAGAAGTGTTCGCAGGGCGCGCATACGGTCGGTTCCCCCAGAGCGGCGGTGGTGGTGTCGACGGACGGGTGGCCGTCGAGCGTGAGAGTAGTCCCGTCGGGTAAGGGGACCGCGCGATTGTCGATCACCTGTGACAGGACGAGGACGAGGACGCTGTCGGTGAGCTCGTGCCCGGCCCAACGGGCCCTATTCCAGAGCCAGCACGAACGGGCCCTCGACCGGACGGCCGTACCGACAGCTCCGCCCCGGGAGACGCGGCCACCGGCGCCTGCCGCCCTGCCGCCCGGCCCCCGCCTGCCGCCCGCCGCCTGCCGATCCTGGGCCCCGCCGTCCGGCGTTGGCCGTCCGGCGTCTGCTGCCCGGCGTCGGCCGCCTGCTCCCGCGCCTGCTGCCCGGCGTCCGGCGTCCGGCGTCTGCCGCCTGCTGCCCCGCGTCTGCCGCCCGGCGCCCGCCGCCCGCCGATCCTGGGCCTGCCGCCCGGCGTTGGCCGTCCGGCGTCTGTTGCCTGCTGCCTGCCGCGCGGCGATTTTGGGCCCTGCTGGTCCGCTGCCCCGCTGCCCGGCGTCTGCCGCCCGCCGCCCGCCGTCCCGCATCTGCTGGCCGCCGCCCGCCGCCTGCCGCCCCCGGACTCAGTAGACGAGCGCCTGCGTCCCGTCGGTCAGTGCCTCCTGTACGAAGACCTGGGCCCCCGCGATCCGTACGCCCTCGATGACGTCCTTCTCCGTGATGTCCCGGCGGGCCGCACACTGGGTGCACAGGGTGAGCCGGCCGCCCACGAGGATCGAGTCGAGCAGGTCGGGCAGCGGGGCCGCGTGCGGGAGCTCGAACTCGGCGGCCCGCCCCGGCAGCGCGAACCACGCCGACTCCCCGGTCAGCCACAGCGAGACATCCACCCCGCTGGCCACGGCCACCGCCGCCACGGTGAACGCCTGCGAACAGCGCTCGGGGGCGTCGGCCCCGGCGGTCACCTTGATCACGAGCTTCTTCGCCATGGCCGAATCGTAACCAGCGCGGCTACAACTCCGGCCGTCGATCACGAGTCACCTGTGCGCGTGTATATGGCATGCGCGCTTCAGGTTGGGTGTGAGGGATGTCTTGCAAGTGCCCGAAGTAGCAGAAGAAACAGGGGAACCCGCCCTGGCGGCGGACTCGCCGGTGGGGGACCGGCCGCCGCGCCGCCGTGGACGGACCACGGCACTGATCGCCGGTGCCGCCGTGCTCGGTGTCGTCGCCGGCAGCTGTACCGGTTACCTGATCCAGGCCGACCGCGAGCCGACGAAGCTGTCCTCGCTCTCCCAGCCGACGCTCGTCCAGGCCAAGGGCCCGGCACCCGAGCCGCTCTCCGCCGCCCAGGACCGCCGGGTGAAGACCGACGGCGACCTGCGCAAGCTGCTGCTGAAGAAGCCGGCCGGGGCCAAGGGCGCGGACTGGGCGAGCAGTGACAGTTGGATGACGCTGGCCGACCTGGCGGAGCTGGGCGACAAGCCGGACGAGACGTTCAGCGACCTCGTCTCCGACGAGTTCCGCCGCGCGGCCGACACGGGCTGGGAGATCGGCGGCACGTACAGCGTGGAGGTCCGCCTGGTCCAGTTCCGGCAGGAGGAGGCGCTGAACGCCTCCGACTCGGCCCACGGCGAGGACTACTACCAGGACTCCCAGGACGGAACGAAGAGCTGGGCGGTTCCGGGCAGCGACAACGGCATGGTGTACGTCCACACGAAGCCGGAGACCAAGCCGGGCTATCTGCCGCAGTACGACGCCAAGGCGGTCGCCTGGCGGGGGGACATTCTCATGCTGATCTTCGTCACGGACACCAAGCCCGTGCCGAAGGCGAAGATCATGGATCTGGCGCAAAGGCAGGTGAGGAAGCTGTGAGCGGGACCGAGCTCATCGCCTCCGGTGAATCGGGGGAGAAGCCGGTGCGCCGTGGCCGTATCGCCGCGGTGATCGGGTCCGTGGTGCTGGCCGTGGCGGTCCTCGCGGGGGTCGGCTACACCGTGATCACCGTCAACGGCGCCGACCGTGACGCGGGCGCGCCCGTGTGGACGTTCCCGAAGGGCGGGGCCGACAAGGAGAAGGCGGCCGCAGCGAAGGGGCTGGCGTCGATGCTCGTGCCGTACGGCGCCGACGGGTGGAGCCGGGGGCCGGACATCGGGGAGTACGGGTACGACGCCCAGCTCAGCGGTGCCGAGGCC from Streptomyces sp. CC0208 carries:
- a CDS encoding DUF2993 domain-containing protein; translation: MRALRTLLIIAVILGGLFVAADRLAVHFAEGEVADRLKTQEGLTTTPSVDIKGFPFLTQVAGGELDDVEVGMKDYAADTGTSGGTIRIDDLNAAMKGVAFSGDYSSATATTAAGTATIAYDQLLKAAGSQEAQLPLGVTAKVVGLSDGGNGKIKVDIKFSALEKPISVLSTVSVVDGDTVRVHADSIPSFGNITLADSDVRSVADFDQKIEGLPGGIKLDRVEAGANGVEIAVKGSDVKLAG
- a CDS encoding DsrE family protein yields the protein MAKKLVIKVTAGADAPERCSQAFTVAAVAVASGVDVSLWLTGESAWFALPGRAAEFELPHAAPLPDLLDSILVGGRLTLCTQCAARRDITEKDVIEGVRIAGAQVFVQEALTDGTQALVY